One segment of Urocitellus parryii isolate mUroPar1 chromosome 5, mUroPar1.hap1, whole genome shotgun sequence DNA contains the following:
- the Cnpy2 gene encoding protein canopy homolog 2 produces MLKMKGWGWLALLLGALLGTASARRSQDLHCGACRALVDELEWEIAQVDPKKTIQMGSFRINPDGSQSVVEVPYARSEAHLTELLEEVCDRMKEYGEQIDPSTHRKNYVRVVGRNGESSELDLQGIRIDSDISGTLKFACESIVEEYEDELIEFFSREADNVKDKLCSKRTDLCDHALHISHDEL; encoded by the exons ATGCTAAAGATGAAAGGCTGGGGTTGGCTGGCACTGCTTCTGGGAGCCCTGCTGGGAACTGCTTCAGCTCGAAGGAGCCAGGATCTACACTGTGGAG CTTGCAGGGCTCTGGTGGATGAACTAGAGTGGGAAATTGCTCAGGTGGATCCCAAGAAGACCATTCAGATGGGATCTTTCCGGATTAATCCAGATGGCAGCCAGTCAGTGGTGGAG GTACCTTATGCCCGCTCAGAGGCCCACCTCACAGAGCTGCTTGAGGAGGTATGTGACCGCATGAAGGAATATGGGGAACAGATTGATCCATCCACCCACCGCAAGAACTACGTTCGTGTTGTGGGCCGGAATGGAGAATCCAGTGAACTGGACCTACAAGGCATCCGAATTGATTCAGATATCAGTGGCACACTCAAGTTTGCG TGTGAGAGCATTGTGGAGGAATATGAGGATGAACTTATTGAATTCTTTTCCCGAGAGGCTGACAATGTTAAAGACAAACTTTGCAGTAAGCGAACAG ATCTATGTGACCATGCCCTTCACATATCTCATGATGAGCTATGA